In Chryseobacterium gleum, a single genomic region encodes these proteins:
- a CDS encoding GLPGLI family protein: MKKHFIIFVLILSSFIYGQQSIQVTYETINKPKINYNGFTLSQNQKEEIERQVLQNAKKPEKYVLYYDDGNSFFERDPNEKLSPREQKTEFFRLSNKKGYYRLRDYIVEEFYGYYPVDDVSIEYTDEKQTIENYNCKAALYKNGDIVSKVWYTEDIPVSAGPYDYYNVPGLILKVESPNILCYAVNISKKVDKKEVKMMDSALKVYEGDELKRKIAEGREKMIGSSQKKAEELMKTIQNK, translated from the coding sequence TTACGAAACCATTAATAAGCCTAAAATCAATTATAATGGTTTTACCCTTTCACAAAATCAAAAAGAAGAAATTGAAAGACAGGTTTTGCAGAACGCCAAAAAGCCTGAAAAATATGTATTGTATTATGATGATGGCAACAGCTTCTTTGAAAGAGATCCGAATGAAAAATTATCTCCAAGAGAACAAAAAACAGAATTTTTCCGCTTAAGCAATAAAAAAGGTTATTATCGTTTACGTGATTATATTGTAGAAGAGTTTTATGGCTATTATCCTGTGGATGATGTAAGCATTGAATATACTGATGAAAAGCAGACCATTGAAAATTATAACTGCAAAGCAGCACTCTACAAAAATGGAGATATCGTAAGCAAAGTTTGGTACACCGAAGACATTCCTGTTTCTGCAGGACCTTACGATTATTATAATGTACCCGGTTTGATTCTTAAAGTAGAGTCTCCCAATATCTTATGTTATGCGGTAAACATTTCAAAAAAAGTGGATAAAAAAGAGGTAAAAATGATGGATTCGGCTTTAAAAGTATATGAAGGTGATGAATTAAAACGAAAAATTGCTGAAGGCAGAGAGAAAATGATAGGCAGTAGTCAGAAGAAGGCTGAAGAATTGATGAAAACTATACAAAATAAATAA
- a CDS encoding heavy metal translocating P-type ATPase produces MKHQHTYDEQGNQLCCTPQEGKIYKDAGAKKLIVEDNGCCSTNVKKEVQHHSDDDGHNHDHDNSDKSTFQMFLPAIVSLLLLLLGIALDNYFKPDWFKDWIRIVWYAAAYAPVGLPVLKEAFESIKDGDVFSEFFLMSIATIGAFIIGEYPEGVAVMLFYAVGEVFQTLAVTRAKSNIKALLDQRPDEVTIIENNETKTIKASNAEIGQTIQLKPGEKLALDGELISDSASFNTAALTGESKPDTKNKGETVLAGMINMNSVALVKINTAYEDSKLSKILELVQNATAQKAPTELFIRRFARVYTPIVVVLAVLICLIPYFFVDNYIFRDWLYRALIFLVISCPCALVISIPLGYFGGIGAASRNGILFKGSNFLDKIAEIKNVVMDKTGTMTEGVFKVQEVDIKSEFDKNEILKMVNVVESKSTHPVATAIHEYVGDLDTSINVENSEEIAGHGLKAVINGKDILVGNFKLMDKFNIQYDVDPSKIVYTVIAIAYDKKFAGYITIADSIKDDAKKTLELLHNLNVKATMLSGDKTSVVKYVAEQIGIDNAFGDLLPEDKVNKVKEIKSKNESVAFVGDGVNDAPVVALSDVGIAMGGLGSDATIETADVVIQDDKPSKIPMAINIGKKTKRIVWQNIILAFVVKAIVLILGAGGLATMWEAVFADVGVALIAILNAVRIQRMNFK; encoded by the coding sequence ATGAAACATCAACACACTTACGATGAGCAAGGTAACCAGCTTTGCTGTACGCCTCAGGAAGGCAAGATTTATAAGGATGCAGGAGCCAAAAAACTCATTGTTGAGGATAATGGCTGTTGTTCAACAAATGTAAAGAAAGAAGTACAGCATCATTCCGATGACGATGGACATAACCACGATCATGACAATAGTGATAAGAGTACTTTTCAGATGTTCCTTCCCGCAATAGTTTCATTGTTATTGCTTCTGTTGGGAATTGCGTTAGATAATTATTTTAAACCAGACTGGTTTAAAGATTGGATTCGTATTGTTTGGTATGCAGCAGCTTATGCCCCTGTCGGGCTTCCTGTTTTAAAAGAAGCTTTTGAAAGCATTAAGGATGGTGATGTTTTCTCTGAATTCTTTTTGATGAGTATCGCAACTATAGGAGCTTTTATAATTGGTGAATATCCTGAAGGTGTAGCTGTTATGTTATTTTATGCTGTAGGGGAAGTTTTTCAAACACTAGCAGTAACAAGAGCAAAAAGTAATATTAAAGCTCTTCTTGATCAAAGACCGGATGAGGTGACAATTATTGAAAATAACGAAACAAAAACTATTAAAGCTTCCAATGCAGAGATAGGGCAAACCATACAGTTAAAACCTGGAGAAAAACTTGCTTTGGATGGAGAGCTTATTTCAGATTCAGCATCTTTTAATACGGCAGCACTAACCGGCGAAAGTAAACCTGATACAAAAAATAAAGGAGAGACTGTTCTTGCAGGGATGATTAATATGAATAGTGTTGCTTTGGTAAAAATCAATACAGCTTATGAGGACAGTAAACTCAGTAAGATTTTAGAATTGGTTCAAAATGCGACTGCGCAGAAGGCACCTACGGAGCTGTTTATAAGAAGATTTGCAAGAGTTTATACTCCGATTGTTGTTGTGTTAGCAGTACTGATATGTCTTATTCCATATTTTTTTGTCGATAATTATATTTTTAGAGATTGGTTATACAGAGCTTTGATCTTTCTGGTAATTTCTTGTCCTTGTGCTTTAGTCATTTCAATTCCTTTAGGGTATTTTGGAGGTATTGGTGCAGCAAGTCGAAACGGAATTTTATTTAAAGGCAGTAATTTTCTAGATAAGATTGCCGAAATAAAAAATGTTGTGATGGATAAAACCGGTACTATGACGGAAGGAGTATTTAAAGTTCAGGAAGTCGATATTAAATCAGAATTTGATAAAAATGAAATCCTTAAGATGGTTAATGTTGTAGAGAGCAAGAGTACCCATCCTGTGGCAACTGCTATCCACGAATATGTTGGCGATTTGGATACATCAATTAATGTTGAGAATTCTGAGGAAATTGCAGGTCATGGTCTTAAAGCTGTAATCAACGGTAAGGATATACTCGTAGGGAATTTCAAGCTTATGGATAAGTTCAATATTCAATATGATGTTGATCCTTCAAAAATTGTTTACACCGTTATTGCAATTGCTTATGATAAAAAATTTGCAGGCTACATAACTATCGCTGATAGTATTAAAGACGATGCTAAAAAAACTTTAGAACTGTTACATAATTTAAATGTAAAGGCAACAATGCTTAGTGGTGACAAAACAAGCGTTGTAAAATATGTCGCAGAACAAATAGGAATTGACAACGCTTTCGGTGACCTTCTTCCTGAGGATAAAGTGAACAAGGTGAAAGAAATAAAATCCAAAAATGAGAGCGTTGCATTTGTTGGTGACGGTGTTAATGATGCCCCAGTGGTTGCTTTAAGTGATGTCGGTATTGCCATGGGCGGCTTAGGGAGTGATGCGACCATTGAGACTGCTGATGTCGTGATTCAAGATGATAAACCTTCAAAAATACCAATGGCTATTAACATTGGCAAAAAAACTAAAAGAATTGTCTGGCAGAACATCATTTTAGCATTTGTGGTCAAAGCAATTGTTTTAATTCTTGGAGCCGGAGGATTGGCAACAATGTGGGAAGCTGTTTTTGCAGATGTAGGTGTTGCATTGATTGCAATTCTAAATGCTGTACGCATCCAACGAATGAATTTCAAATAA
- a CDS encoding phosphatase PAP2 family protein codes for MIINIINKIPVLFFMLVCNLALAQDSLTVSEKIGDTIAVQKPENNFSYKRLIAPTSLISIGAMSFAIPKMKEFDAGVRKEVKDHNLHNSTLDNYTQFIPAVMVYGFNISGLKGKHNLRERTIILATSQLISTAIVIPSKYLIGEERPDKSNNMSFPSGHAAIAFSTAQFMYREYRDSNYWLSLSGYPFAIFTSVYRVINNKHWVTDVVAGAGVGILSTELAYWLFPKINMFLSANKNKKSVSMLAPLYQKNGHSNTFGINYQITF; via the coding sequence ATGATAATCAATATTATAAATAAGATTCCAGTTCTTTTTTTTATGCTAGTATGCAATTTGGCTTTAGCACAGGATAGCTTAACAGTAAGTGAAAAAATTGGGGATACGATTGCTGTCCAAAAACCTGAAAATAATTTTAGTTATAAGAGACTTATAGCCCCTACAAGTTTAATATCCATAGGAGCGATGAGTTTCGCTATTCCTAAAATGAAAGAATTTGATGCAGGAGTACGAAAAGAAGTAAAAGACCATAATCTTCATAATTCTACATTGGATAATTATACCCAATTCATACCTGCCGTGATGGTTTATGGATTTAATATTTCAGGTTTGAAAGGCAAGCATAATTTAAGAGAAAGAACAATTATTCTTGCAACATCGCAGCTAATATCGACAGCAATCGTAATACCTTCAAAATATTTAATTGGAGAAGAACGCCCAGATAAATCCAACAATATGTCTTTTCCGTCTGGGCATGCAGCAATTGCTTTTTCAACAGCGCAGTTTATGTATAGAGAATATAGAGACAGTAATTATTGGCTCAGTTTATCAGGATATCCATTTGCAATATTCACAAGTGTTTACAGAGTTATTAATAACAAACACTGGGTAACAGATGTAGTAGCGGGCGCTGGGGTAGGAATACTTTCAACCGAATTAGCTTATTGGCTATTTCCGAAAATCAATATGTTTTTATCAGCTAATAAAAACAAAAAATCTGTCTCTATGCTTGCCCCTCTTTATCAAAAGAATGGTCATAGCAATACTTTTGGGATTAATTATCAGATAACCTTCTAA
- a CDS encoding endonuclease encodes MKKLVLTLLVSLVLNSVYGQAPSNYYDGTAGLSGASLKSKLKTIITNGHQDNGYGNLLTAFQSTDRDYFYENDGTVMDMYSENPTGTDPYIYNHGVKQCGNYSVEGDCYNREHVVPQSLFNQNLPMRSDVHFVTPTDGKVNGMRSNYPFGKVGSTSFTSLNGSKLGSSVSAGYAGTVFEPIDEFKGDIARMILYFVTRYETQLSGFSSGNILGSTAYPGLQTWELKQLLEWNNLDPVSPFEIARNNAAFTYQGNRNPYIDRPEFVALIWGAYMGVADVDLSKSLVIVPNPVKDNKIYVLGGKNLGQYKIALIYNMTGQLVQTIENPFQKDNTIILTDLPKGIYILKTGDLNTKFIIK; translated from the coding sequence ATGAAAAAACTTGTACTAACTCTTTTGGTAAGCCTTGTATTAAATTCTGTTTATGGACAGGCTCCGTCAAACTATTATGATGGCACTGCGGGATTATCAGGAGCTTCTTTAAAGTCAAAGTTGAAAACTATCATTACCAACGGCCACCAAGATAATGGCTATGGCAATTTGCTGACAGCTTTTCAAAGCACAGATAGGGATTATTTCTACGAAAATGATGGAACTGTAATGGATATGTATTCTGAAAATCCGACAGGAACAGATCCATATATTTATAATCATGGAGTCAAACAATGTGGAAATTATAGTGTTGAAGGAGACTGTTACAACCGAGAACATGTCGTACCGCAAAGTTTATTTAATCAGAATTTACCGATGAGATCTGATGTCCATTTTGTTACACCTACTGACGGAAAAGTCAACGGAATGCGATCAAATTATCCTTTTGGAAAAGTAGGATCAACCTCATTTACATCACTAAACGGTTCTAAACTGGGAAGTTCAGTATCTGCAGGTTATGCGGGGACTGTTTTTGAACCAATTGATGAGTTTAAAGGTGATATTGCCAGAATGATATTATATTTTGTAACCAGATACGAGACGCAGCTATCAGGTTTCAGCAGCGGAAACATATTAGGTAGTACAGCCTACCCTGGCTTACAGACATGGGAATTAAAACAATTACTCGAGTGGAATAATTTAGATCCTGTTTCTCCTTTTGAGATAGCAAGAAATAATGCGGCATTCACTTACCAAGGTAATAGAAATCCATACATCGATCGTCCTGAGTTCGTCGCTTTAATTTGGGGTGCTTATATGGGAGTTGCAGATGTAGATTTGTCAAAAAGTCTTGTGATCGTTCCTAATCCCGTAAAAGATAATAAGATTTATGTGTTAGGCGGAAAAAATCTAGGACAATATAAAATTGCTTTGATTTATAATATGACTGGTCAATTAGTACAGACAATTGAAAATCCATTTCAAAAAGATAATACAATTATTCTTACAGATCTTCCTAAGGGTATTTATATTTTGAAAACTGGCGATCTGAATACAAAGTTTATTATAAAATAA
- a CDS encoding MgtC/SapB family protein: protein MDIKFELILSGKLLLSILFGSIIGYEREAAHKDAGIRTFAILCLASCLFVAVASHLTDDKSAIARMLAAIPAGLGFISAGLALKDKSSNMQGLTTSTALWAASAIGAALALNMFLLSFLATVLTLFVLSLNKFKWYKNWIAKKEQSKNLK from the coding sequence ATGGATATAAAATTTGAACTTATTCTTTCAGGCAAATTGCTGCTATCTATATTATTCGGCAGCATTATAGGTTATGAAAGAGAAGCAGCTCATAAAGATGCCGGTATACGAACGTTTGCTATTCTTTGCTTGGCATCTTGTCTTTTTGTTGCGGTTGCCTCTCATCTTACAGATGATAAATCAGCGATAGCCAGAATGCTTGCAGCAATTCCGGCAGGACTTGGATTTATAAGTGCTGGATTAGCATTAAAAGATAAATCAAGCAATATGCAGGGATTAACAACATCTACAGCACTATGGGCAGCGTCAGCTATTGGAGCGGCTCTTGCCTTAAATATGTTTTTATTGTCATTTTTAGCAACTGTTCTCACCCTTTTTGTATTAAGCCTGAATAAATTCAAATGGTATAAAAACTGGATTGCAAAGAAGGAGCAAAGTAAAAATTTAAAATAA
- a CDS encoding DUF3659 domain-containing protein, with the protein MKYLFTVFFLFFSLVSFAQEILINTVNKEKENLDHINVQLLRNNKTINFKTTNENGVCSFVIPEKAVYTLKFTSLLYKTKLVEINTSQKTTFQITLEQQITEIQDVKIKARPKISFAKGDTISYNIKAIKDGTERTVEDLIKKLPGLDINENGKVTNNGNVIGQVLVDGNELFGKNHKMSTQNISADMIEGIDFWKNYTTINGNQSTAINLKIKNEYKGRITGNAEASYGNKNSYLLHSNVFKFSKSGNLAFITDANSIAKDPVSMTDFYEMNRQEEASNTNDAPDVDIPTFLNNDGKVKSKDNLFGALQYSKLGKNLSVTAFSVFDASRLEKLSTLNRIAFPEQPSTYNFFENRSEKNKGYFGTTHVKVKKTFPDDSFLYYSFGYNPSEDNFNQSINRNTFLKNSIFDIENTVKNTTFGNFLSWNKSFNRSKMIFAFSQQQNNYRSLLHVNSTENIFQNSLNSLSQSLATDSKKYTLTFSLQNSFKFVTANFRSGFSVKDENAILSEAFSNKSEAKNLKTHHYFNEIFTQKSIGSFDLSGTLSSHFINFNQVEKHYFEKNLKVQYKLRLKASMVFSLEYLNQYKSPEFTQLLYDENYNRNLSYMRNGSLRPEDLANTNTFKFNFIRFNLSRGNYFFSMLMYEKANSNFSSDVSNFGMISETLNIPGNLNDRWFFIASDDRRIGSFLFLKSKFTGSYSRINNFVNHIPNQTHLKNFQLGQKLVTNFKEIPVQFDLGYTFTQTVFKQSLFNTSSSQQNVKLSLGLRTNIKKEWIGSFLGEYLIQKTPQNIVKNCLLGGQISYRKENSALEYNITMNNILNLNSFNYINSSVSLLGTDETSVMALHGYITGGLKYYF; encoded by the coding sequence ATGAAGTATCTATTTACGGTTTTTTTTCTTTTTTTCAGTTTAGTTTCTTTCGCTCAGGAAATTTTAATAAACACTGTAAATAAAGAAAAAGAAAATCTTGATCATATCAACGTACAACTTTTAAGAAACAATAAAACAATAAATTTTAAAACTACAAACGAAAATGGTGTTTGTAGTTTTGTTATTCCGGAAAAAGCTGTTTATACATTAAAGTTTACCTCTTTGCTGTACAAAACAAAACTGGTAGAGATTAATACATCACAAAAAACTACTTTTCAGATCACTTTAGAACAACAGATCACCGAAATACAAGACGTTAAAATAAAAGCACGTCCAAAAATTTCGTTTGCAAAAGGAGATACCATTTCTTACAACATAAAAGCCATAAAAGACGGAACAGAAAGAACTGTAGAAGATCTGATCAAAAAATTACCCGGACTGGACATCAATGAGAATGGTAAAGTTACCAATAATGGAAATGTGATAGGGCAGGTTTTGGTTGATGGTAATGAATTATTCGGAAAGAATCATAAAATGTCTACTCAGAATATTTCTGCGGATATGATTGAAGGGATTGATTTTTGGAAGAATTATACAACAATTAACGGAAATCAATCTACTGCAATTAATCTAAAGATTAAAAACGAGTATAAAGGAAGGATTACAGGAAATGCCGAAGCCAGTTATGGAAATAAAAACAGCTACCTGCTACACTCTAATGTATTTAAATTCAGTAAATCCGGTAATTTAGCATTCATTACAGATGCCAATTCTATTGCTAAAGATCCTGTAAGTATGACGGATTTCTATGAAATGAACAGGCAGGAAGAAGCAAGTAATACAAACGATGCTCCAGATGTAGATATTCCCACTTTTTTAAACAACGATGGAAAAGTAAAATCAAAAGATAATCTATTCGGGGCGCTGCAGTATTCAAAATTGGGAAAAAATTTGTCCGTAACTGCATTTTCTGTTTTTGACGCTTCAAGATTAGAGAAACTTTCAACTCTTAACAGGATAGCATTCCCAGAACAACCTTCAACCTATAATTTTTTCGAAAACCGTTCAGAAAAAAACAAAGGATATTTTGGAACCACTCACGTTAAAGTAAAAAAAACGTTTCCGGATGACAGTTTTTTATATTATAGTTTTGGATACAATCCCTCAGAAGACAATTTTAATCAAAGCATAAACAGAAATACCTTTCTTAAAAACAGTATTTTTGATATTGAAAATACTGTTAAAAATACAACGTTTGGGAATTTTCTTTCCTGGAATAAAAGTTTTAACCGTTCCAAAATGATCTTTGCTTTTTCTCAACAGCAAAATAATTACAGGTCGTTGTTACATGTAAATTCTACTGAGAATATTTTTCAAAATTCCCTTAATAGTTTATCGCAAAGTTTAGCTACTGATTCTAAAAAATACACTTTGACTTTTTCTCTTCAAAACAGCTTCAAGTTTGTTACCGCCAACTTTCGGTCAGGGTTTTCTGTCAAAGATGAAAATGCTATATTATCAGAAGCTTTTAGTAACAAATCCGAAGCAAAAAATTTAAAAACCCACCATTATTTTAATGAAATTTTCACTCAGAAAAGCATTGGGAGTTTTGACTTATCAGGAACACTGAGCTCCCATTTTATCAATTTTAATCAGGTGGAAAAGCATTATTTTGAAAAGAACCTGAAGGTACAATACAAACTACGTTTAAAAGCAAGTATGGTTTTCAGTTTAGAATATTTAAATCAATATAAATCTCCGGAATTTACTCAACTATTATATGATGAAAATTACAATCGGAATTTATCATACATGCGAAATGGTTCATTACGCCCTGAAGATCTGGCCAATACAAATACTTTTAAATTCAATTTCATTCGTTTCAATTTGTCCAGAGGGAATTATTTTTTCTCAATGCTGATGTATGAAAAAGCAAATTCTAATTTTTCATCTGATGTATCTAATTTTGGTATGATATCGGAAACCCTCAATATTCCTGGCAATCTGAATGATCGTTGGTTTTTCATTGCATCTGATGACAGGAGAATCGGAAGTTTTCTCTTTTTAAAATCTAAATTTACAGGATCATATAGCCGTATCAATAATTTTGTTAATCATATTCCCAATCAAACCCATTTGAAAAATTTTCAATTAGGACAAAAACTGGTAACAAATTTTAAGGAGATCCCTGTACAATTTGACTTGGGATATACATTTACTCAAACAGTATTTAAGCAAAGTCTTTTTAATACATCTTCAAGTCAGCAGAATGTAAAATTATCTTTAGGACTTAGAACAAATATTAAAAAAGAATGGATTGGAAGTTTTCTTGGGGAATATCTCATCCAGAAAACACCACAGAATATAGTAAAAAATTGTCTTTTAGGAGGACAGATTTCATACAGAAAAGAAAATTCGGCACTGGAATATAATATCACAATGAATAATATATTAAATCTCAATTCATTCAATTATATCAATAGCTCTGTTTCTCTTTTAGGAACCGACGAGACCTCAGTAATGGCTTTGCATGGTTATATTACAGGAGGATTGAAATATTATTTTTAG